Proteins co-encoded in one Rhopalosiphum maidis isolate BTI-1 chromosome 2, ASM367621v3, whole genome shotgun sequence genomic window:
- the LOC113552975 gene encoding protein pelota translates to MKLVHKDIEKDGKGVIVLIPEEAEDMWQAYNIIRQGDQIRASTIRKVQNESATGSSTSHRVRTTLTISVETVDFDTQACLLRLKGRNIEENEYVKMGAYHTIDLELNRKFTLMKEEWDSIDLGRIEMATDPAQTADVAAVIMQEGLAHVCLISGSRTIVRAKIDQNIPRKRKGDVKQHEKGILRFFDLVMQAILRHIRFDIVKCTIIASPGFVRDQFFEYVMQEAVKTDNKTILENKSKFITAHASSGFKHSLKEVLSNPSIAAKLEDTKALGELKVLENFYKTLQSESTRAFYGINHVEKANEVLGIETLLITDSLFRSQNIAERKRYVKLVDSVKESGGDVKIFSSMHVTGEQLSQITGVAAILRFPMPELEDDEEEEDDDYSDENTPLPPS, encoded by the exons ATGAAGCTCGTTCATAAAGACATCGAAAAAGATGGCAAAGG agtcATTGTACTTATACCTGAAGAAGCTGAAGACATGTGGCaggcatacaatattataagacaAGGTGATCAAATTCGTGCATCAACTATAAG aaAAGTACAAAATGAATCAGCTACTGGATCGTCCACTAGTCATCGTGTACGAACAACATTAACTATTAGTGTTGAGACTGTAGATTTTGACACTCAAGCTTGCCTATTACGATTAAAAGGaagaaatattgaagaaaatgAGTATGTCAAA atGGGTGCCTATCATACCATTGATTTAGAATTAAACagaaaatttactttaatgaaAGAAGAATGGGATTCAATTGATTTAGGAAGAATTGAAATGGCTACTGATCCAGCAcag acaGCAGATGTAGCGGCAGTCATAATGCAAGAAGGTTTAGCACATGTATGTTTAATTTCTGGTAGTCGAACAATAGTACGTGCCAAAATTGATCAAAATATACCACGAAAACGAAAAGGAGATGTAAAGCAACacgaaaaa ggaattttaagatttttcgaCTTAGTGATGCAGGCAATATTGCGTCATATCAGATTTGATATTGTTAAGTGTACAATAATTGCAAGTCCTGGTTTTGTAAGAGatcaattttttgaatatgtgATGCAAGAAGCTGTAAAAACagataacaaaacaattttggaaaataaatctaaatttataactgCCCATGCATCAAGTGGGTTCAAACATTCTttaaaag aagTTCTATCAAATCCATCAATAGCTGCCAAACTCGAAGATACAAAAGCATTAGGTGAATTGAAAGTGTTGGAgaacttttataaaacattacaatCCGAATCAACCAGAGCTTTTTATGGTATTAATCATGTGGAAAAAGCTAATGAAGTATTAGGAATTGAAACTTTACTTATCACCGATAGTTTATTTAG AAGTCAAAATATTGCTGAGCGTAAGCGTTATGTTAAACTAGTAGATAGTGTCAAAGAATCTGGGGGTGATGTCAAAATTTTTTCAAGTATGCATGTTACTGGAGAAC AATTATCTCAAATTACTGGTGTTGCGGCTATACTTAGATTTCCCATGCCTGAGTTAGAAGATgatgaagaagaagaagatgaTGATTATTCTGATGAAAATACACCACTACCACCAAGTTGA
- the LOC113552960 gene encoding pescadillo homolog, translated as MPMQKKKFQSGEGARYVTRRAALNKLQLSLKDFRTLCIIKGIYPREPAHRRRAQRGKSGIHILYLKKDILFLLHEPMIWKLRDLQVHLNRLRRAKGMHQKDMIKRYANTIPRVAIDHVVKERYPTFIDALRDMDDALTLCCLFATFPKLKSIPPNLIALCRRLTVEFMHVCIAARALRKVFISIKGIYFQVELKGQAITWVIPHNYPHEPQKKQEVDFYTMATFADFYSTALGFVNFRLYHSLNLHYPPRLGSYNAERLEEEILEENETSDRVAALNLPLLKTAEDVEDPADAELDLDTFAMDGDESKAEEARKEYEKVRKLKKLFEGLKVFLNREVPREPLVFALRCFGAQVSWDETTFPEGATFPETDETITHQIVDRPDIEKQYISRYYIQPQWVFDCINARELFPVDKYFIGTSLPPHLSPFTVEYRTQRYVPPEEKALTDPSVIVNKDQELLDEISDNDIEDIEDDKKESEDETMEADNEDLDEYDGEMTEEQLAEIKRKKMKVESGTPEVINKGKLRREMHQMKLLKEKMIQKKYRNLYKSMKSGRMKREKEIKLLKYKRRIHERTSVENKRAEIRARRAQAATLM; from the exons ATGCCCATGCAAAAGAAAAAg tttcaatCCGGCGAGGGAGCCAGATATGTCACAAGGCGAGCAGCTTTAAATAAACTTCAGCTATCGTTGAAAGATTTTCGTACACTATGTATAATCAAAGGAATCTATCCAAGAGAACCGGCTCACCGTCGGCGAGCTCAGAGAGGAAAGAGTGGTATACATATTCTGTATCTAAAAAAAGATATACTGTTTCTGTTGCACGAACCCATGATATGGAAATTACGAGATCTTCAA GTGCATTTAAATCGATTACGTCGAGCCAAAGGAATGCATCAAAAAGATATGATAAAACGATATGCTAATACTATCCCACGTGTTGCCATTGATCACGTAGTGAAAGAGCGATATCCAACATTTATTGATGCATTACGTGATATGGACGATGCTTTAACCCTTTGCTGTTTGTTTGCCACTTTTCCAAAGTTAAAAAGCATTCCTCCAAATTTAATTGCATTATGCCGCCGCTTAACTGTTGAGTTTATGCATGTATGCATTGCTGCACGTGCTTTACGCAAGGTATTCATTTCTATCAAAGggatttattttcaagttgAATTAAAAGGCCAAGCTATTACATGGGTTATCCCTCATAATTATCCACACGAA CCACAAAAAAAGCAAGAGgttgatttttatactatggCCACTTTTGCAGATTTTTACTCAACTGCATTAGGTTTTGTAAACTTCCGTCTTTATCACAGTTTAAACCTGCACTATCCTCCACGACTTGGTTCATACAATG ctGAAAGACTCGAAGAAGAAATTTTAGAAGAAAATGAAACAAGTGATCGCGTAGCTGCATTAAATTTACCGTTATTAAAAACTGCTGAAGACGTTGAAGACCCCGCTGATGCAGAGTTAGATTTAGATACTTTCGCAATG gatGGTGATGAATCAAAAGCTGAAGAAGCACGTAAAGAATACGAAAaagtaagaaaattaaaaaaactgtttgaAGGACTTAAAGTATTCTTGAACAGAGAAGTTCCCAGAGAGCCTTTAGTATTTGCGCTTAGATGTTTTGGAGCTCAAGTGTCTTGGGATGAAACCACATTCCCAGAAGGTGCTACTTTTCCAGAAACTGATGAAACTATTACACATCAAATAGTGGACAGACCTGATATTGagaaacaatatatttcaag atattatattcagCCACAGTGGGTGTTTGATTGCATAAATGCACGTGAACTTTTCCCAGttgataaatactttattggtACATCGTTACCTCCTCATTTGTCACCATTTACTGTTGAATATCGTACACAACGTTATGTTCCACCTGAAGAAAAAGCCTTAACTGACCCATctgtaatagttaataaag atCAAGAATTATTGGATGAAATTTCTGATAATGATATCGAAGACATTGAAGATGATAAAAAAGAATCTGAGGATGAAACCATGGAAGCTGATAATGAGGATCTAGATGAATACGATGGTGAAATGACTGAAGAACAATTAGCtgaaattaaa cgTAAAAAAATGAAGGTAGAGTCAGGTACACcagaagtaataaataaaggaAAACTTAGACGTGAAATGCATCAAATGAAACTccttaaagaaaaaatgattcaaaagaAATATAGAAACCTCTATAAAAGTATGAAATCGGGTAGAATGAAGAGAGAAAAAGAAATTAAGTTACTTAAATACAAAAGACGTATTCATGAGAGGACtagtgttgaaaataaacgtGCAGAAATTAGAGCAAGAAGAGCACAAGCTGCTACAttgatgtaa